In a single window of the Prochlorococcus marinus XMU1412 genome:
- the speA gene encoding biosynthetic arginine decarboxylase: MTNFEQKKLKNIWTIKDSIATYNIDKWGDKYFSINSKGNISVTKDIKSENKIDLFKLVKELKSREINPPLIIRFNDILKDRINALHDSFLKAIKTYKYKNIYQGVFPVKCNQQKNVLEKIIEFGSQWNFGLEVGSKSELLIGLALLENQNSLLICNGYKDKKYIEIATLARKLGKNPIIVIEQRDEVKRIIQAVQELNSTPLIGIRAKLSSKSSGRWGKSIGDNSKFGLSIPEIMLTIKELKEANLINEMKLLHFHIGSQISDIAVIKDALQEASQIYVELCKLGAPMQYIDVGGGLGIDFDGTKTSSNTSTNYSLQNYANDVIATIKDSCELNNIKHPTIISESGRAIISHCSVLIFNVLGTSHVSSKLQIFDKKNQQLIISNLLDTFYELKKLKNKKINLSQIIELWNDAKKFKEDCLVAFRLGFLSLAERAYAEELTWACAKEISNNLNNDEINHPDLSEITETLASTYYANLSIFKSIPDSWAINQIFPIVPIHRHLEEPFCKGNFADLTCDSDGKLNNFIDNGKTKSLLNLHKPEEDKDYLIGIFMTGAYQEALGNLHNLFGSTNVVHIDINQDNSYKVKNIIKEDSKSEILQLLDYSSASLVESIRINTESAIDQKKLTIEEARKLMDQIEISLRKSSYLSE; encoded by the coding sequence TTGACCAATTTTGAGCAGAAAAAATTAAAAAATATTTGGACTATTAAAGATAGTATTGCGACTTATAACATAGACAAATGGGGAGATAAATATTTTTCTATAAATTCCAAAGGGAATATATCAGTAACTAAAGATATAAAATCTGAAAATAAGATCGATCTTTTTAAGCTTGTCAAAGAACTTAAGAGTAGAGAAATAAATCCTCCATTAATCATAAGATTTAATGATATCTTGAAAGATCGAATAAATGCATTACATGACTCTTTTTTAAAAGCAATAAAAACCTATAAATATAAGAACATTTATCAAGGCGTTTTTCCTGTCAAATGTAATCAACAGAAAAATGTCCTAGAAAAGATAATAGAGTTTGGTAGCCAATGGAATTTTGGTTTAGAAGTAGGAAGTAAATCAGAACTATTAATTGGCCTTGCACTTCTTGAAAACCAAAATTCATTATTAATATGCAACGGATATAAAGATAAAAAATATATTGAGATTGCTACTTTGGCCAGAAAACTCGGCAAAAATCCAATAATAGTTATTGAACAACGAGATGAGGTAAAAAGAATTATTCAAGCAGTTCAAGAACTTAACTCGACTCCATTGATAGGAATTAGAGCAAAGTTATCAAGTAAAAGTAGTGGTAGGTGGGGTAAATCTATTGGAGATAATTCCAAATTTGGATTATCAATCCCAGAAATTATGTTGACAATAAAAGAACTAAAAGAAGCAAATCTTATAAACGAAATGAAATTGCTCCATTTTCATATAGGCAGTCAAATAAGTGATATTGCTGTGATCAAAGACGCATTACAAGAAGCGAGTCAAATATATGTTGAACTATGCAAACTAGGAGCCCCAATGCAATATATCGACGTTGGGGGTGGATTAGGAATAGATTTTGATGGAACTAAAACCTCCTCCAACACTTCTACTAATTATTCTCTCCAAAATTATGCTAACGATGTAATTGCAACTATTAAGGATTCATGTGAATTAAATAATATCAAGCATCCAACCATAATCTCAGAAAGTGGAAGAGCAATAATTAGTCATTGTTCAGTTTTAATTTTTAATGTCTTAGGAACAAGTCATGTCAGTTCCAAACTACAAATTTTTGATAAAAAAAATCAACAATTAATAATTTCAAATTTACTTGATACTTTTTATGAATTAAAAAAACTTAAAAATAAAAAAATAAATTTATCTCAAATAATTGAACTATGGAATGATGCAAAAAAGTTTAAAGAAGATTGCTTAGTCGCTTTTAGATTAGGGTTTTTAAGTTTGGCAGAAAGAGCTTATGCAGAAGAACTTACTTGGGCTTGCGCAAAAGAAATTTCTAATAACCTGAATAATGATGAAATCAATCACCCTGATTTATCTGAAATTACAGAAACTCTTGCATCAACTTATTATGCAAATTTATCTATCTTTAAATCTATTCCTGATAGCTGGGCAATAAATCAGATTTTTCCAATAGTACCAATACATAGGCACTTAGAGGAGCCGTTCTGCAAAGGCAACTTTGCAGATTTAACTTGTGATTCAGATGGGAAACTAAATAATTTTATTGATAATGGAAAAACTAAATCACTACTAAATTTGCATAAGCCAGAAGAAGATAAAGATTACCTAATTGGAATTTTTATGACTGGAGCCTATCAAGAAGCATTAGGAAACTTGCACAATTTATTTGGCAGTACCAACGTTGTTCATATAGACATAAATCAAGATAATTCATATAAGGTCAAAAATATTATTAAAGAGGACAGTAAATCTGAAATTTTACAATTATTAGATTACAGTTCAGCTTCTTTGGTTGAATCTATAAGAATTAATACTGAATCAGCAATTGATCAAAAAAAATTAACTATTGAAGAAGCAAGGAAATTAATGGATCAAATCGAAATTAGTCTCAGAAAAAGTAGTTATTTATCAGAATGA
- the ndk gene encoding nucleoside-diphosphate kinase codes for MTQERTFIAIKPDGVQRGYVSEIIGRFEKKGFKLVGLKQLIPSKELAQNHYGVHRERPFFGDLVDFISSGPVVAMVWEGEGVILSARKLIGATKPLEAEPGTIRGDLAIDIGRNIIHGSDGEDTAKFEIDLWFNEEELCEWETSDSKWRSEN; via the coding sequence ATGACCCAAGAGAGAACCTTTATTGCAATTAAACCGGATGGAGTTCAAAGAGGATATGTTTCTGAGATTATTGGCAGATTTGAAAAAAAAGGATTTAAATTGGTTGGATTAAAGCAATTAATTCCTTCAAAAGAACTTGCTCAAAATCATTATGGAGTACATAGAGAAAGACCCTTTTTTGGTGATTTAGTAGACTTTATTTCAAGTGGTCCTGTTGTAGCAATGGTGTGGGAAGGCGAAGGAGTTATTTTGAGTGCTAGAAAACTAATAGGTGCAACAAAACCTCTGGAAGCAGAGCCTGGAACAATTAGAGGTGATTTAGCTATTGATATTGGGAGGAATATTATTCATGGTTCTGATGGAGAAGATACAGCAAAATTTGAAATTGATCTATGGTTTAACGAAGAGGAACTATGTGAGTGGGAAACTTCTGATTCGAAATGGCGATCTGAAAATTAA
- the thiO gene encoding glycine oxidase ThiO, with amino-acid sequence MAQETKNSILIIGGGLLGLSIAYEFSRNNFKVLVLSKNRNESAGFVAAGMLATHAEGLEDELLKFGQESQNLIPKWIQSIEQDSNIKCGLKKCGIVVPFKNKEDLEEFPTYEYGKYLNHKDLQTEINGMNSIWKHGLLFEQDGQIDNRRKLMRALERACSLNGVEFQEGSEVEDLTFEKNKITGVRVLCATGEIKKINCEKAIICSGAWSKKIFNKIPVFPVKGQMLSIQGPTNFLKRVIFGPKIYLVPRDDGLIIVGATVEKDSKFNQGNTPNGIKQLQEGIRSLLPEAINWPQMEHWWGFRPCTPDLKPIIGKSKIENLFIATGHYRNGVLFSAITSDLLLKIVQNKNLNEIEKSFLEKFSLDRFAI; translated from the coding sequence ATGGCACAAGAAACCAAAAATTCAATATTAATCATTGGAGGTGGACTTTTAGGATTATCTATTGCTTATGAATTTTCTAGAAATAACTTCAAAGTTTTAGTTTTAAGCAAAAACAGAAATGAATCAGCTGGATTTGTTGCTGCAGGAATGTTAGCTACTCATGCCGAAGGGCTCGAAGATGAATTACTAAAATTTGGCCAAGAAAGTCAAAATCTAATTCCAAAGTGGATACAAAGTATTGAACAAGATAGTAATATTAAATGCGGTTTAAAAAAATGTGGCATAGTAGTTCCTTTTAAAAACAAAGAAGATCTTGAAGAGTTTCCCACTTATGAATATGGAAAATATTTAAATCACAAAGATCTTCAAACAGAAATCAATGGAATGAATTCTATTTGGAAACATGGTTTACTTTTTGAACAAGATGGTCAAATAGATAATCGAAGAAAACTGATGCGTGCTCTTGAGAGAGCATGCTCCTTGAATGGAGTCGAGTTTCAAGAAGGATCAGAAGTAGAGGATTTGACATTCGAGAAAAACAAAATTACAGGCGTAAGAGTTTTATGTGCCACTGGGGAAATAAAAAAAATTAACTGCGAAAAAGCAATTATTTGCAGCGGTGCTTGGAGTAAAAAAATTTTTAATAAGATTCCAGTCTTTCCTGTAAAGGGACAAATGCTTTCAATACAAGGTCCAACAAATTTTTTGAAAAGAGTTATTTTTGGCCCAAAAATTTATCTAGTTCCCCGTGATGATGGACTTATCATAGTTGGAGCGACAGTTGAAAAAGATTCAAAATTTAATCAGGGTAATACTCCTAATGGAATAAAGCAACTGCAAGAAGGCATTCGCTCCTTATTACCAGAAGCTATTAATTGGCCACAAATGGAACATTGGTGGGGATTTAGACCTTGCACACCAGATCTGAAACCAATAATTGGAAAATCAAAAATTGAAAATCTTTTTATAGCTACAGGACATTACAGAAATGGAGTTTTATTTTCTGCAATAACAAGTGATCTTCTTTTGAAAATAGTTCAAAATAAAAATCTCAACGAAATAGAAAAAAGCTTTTTAGAAAAATTTAGTTTAGATAGATTTGCGATTTAA